A section of the Thermotoga caldifontis AZM44c09 genome encodes:
- a CDS encoding adenosylcobalamin-dependent ribonucleoside-diphosphate reductase gives MHEIIKKWQNVSPSENAEKILRERYYLKSREGEYLENSWKDLSRRVARVVAAADLINNPRLQEKTASERLDHIKFWEETFYELLSSRIFIPNSPTLFNAGMGVDFELLYKPLESMKLEDYEKIVQQRNHLHMLSACFVVPVEDSIDGIFTAVKEYALITKVGGGIGSNFSTLRPNGSFVAGTHGKASGPISFMHVFNAAVSVVEQGYRRRGALMGILNIDHPDILDFIRAKRGNDGERVLRFFNISVGIPMQREEILRLYEQDGYVRLHHPKWAGEKQVKVREIFQTMAQNAWETGDPGMVFLGEMNKYYALYPVREIISTNPCGEIGLGPYEACNLGSIDVAKFYDGKSFDWEALEEVVRIAVRFLDNVIDVNVFPIDKIEKAVKESRRLGLGIMGFADLLYKMELPYDSEEARQFARNLMAFISLHAHETSSDLGEEKGNFPLFSQSRYVREENFVPFSMDVSDYDEEIKEHFKTRARKHKRNVAVLAIAPTGSISNIADTSSGLEPNFLLAYVRYVNKQSSGEREPLLYVNAVLKSKIPAEVLKRIESQLIEKGSLKDLDVDERWKRVFVVALDIDPMDHLLMQEAFQCYVDNNISKTINMPNSATVDDVLEIYVEALKHRIRGLTVYRDGSLRTQVLTTAKSAQKKEGKLQFFIVDEKHKLRPRPRKETLRSVTRKYKTSEGTTYITVSFDDNGEAIEIFLSNGTETAEAIGRLCSIALRAGVSPDEIIEQLTKVKGEYVRNVGLEIKKAIEDFSSLWPSGKDADTWNGTVKSAEEIEKFVKANKLEWQEGYYVDSNGNVYCPSCLSKNSLFKQEGCISCRSCGWSKCS, from the coding sequence ATGCACGAGATCATCAAAAAGTGGCAAAACGTGTCTCCTTCGGAGAATGCCGAAAAAATACTCAGGGAAAGGTATTATTTGAAGAGTCGAGAAGGGGAGTACCTGGAAAACAGTTGGAAAGATCTTTCCAGGAGAGTGGCACGTGTTGTGGCGGCCGCCGATCTCATCAACAACCCTCGGCTGCAGGAAAAGACGGCCTCGGAACGACTGGACCACATCAAATTCTGGGAAGAAACGTTCTACGAGTTGCTTTCCAGTCGGATCTTCATTCCCAACAGTCCAACCCTTTTCAACGCGGGTATGGGGGTGGACTTCGAACTTCTGTACAAACCGTTGGAAAGCATGAAACTCGAGGATTACGAAAAGATCGTTCAACAACGGAATCATTTGCACATGCTCTCGGCGTGTTTCGTAGTACCCGTTGAAGACAGTATAGACGGCATCTTCACTGCCGTGAAGGAGTACGCACTGATCACGAAAGTGGGAGGAGGTATTGGGAGCAACTTCAGCACTCTCAGACCGAACGGCAGCTTTGTTGCCGGCACTCACGGCAAAGCATCTGGTCCTATAAGTTTTATGCATGTCTTCAACGCCGCCGTGTCCGTCGTGGAACAGGGTTACAGAAGAAGAGGGGCGCTGATGGGTATTCTGAACATCGACCATCCGGACATCCTCGACTTCATACGTGCAAAACGTGGCAACGATGGAGAACGTGTACTCAGATTCTTCAACATCTCCGTCGGTATCCCCATGCAGCGCGAGGAGATTTTGAGGCTGTACGAGCAGGACGGTTATGTGAGGCTGCACCATCCGAAATGGGCGGGTGAAAAACAGGTCAAAGTCAGAGAGATATTCCAGACGATGGCTCAAAACGCTTGGGAAACCGGAGATCCAGGCATGGTGTTCCTCGGAGAGATGAACAAGTACTACGCACTCTATCCCGTCAGGGAAATAATCTCCACCAATCCGTGCGGTGAGATAGGCTTGGGCCCGTACGAAGCGTGTAACCTCGGCTCGATCGATGTGGCGAAGTTTTACGATGGAAAAAGTTTCGACTGGGAGGCGCTCGAAGAAGTCGTGAGGATCGCAGTTAGATTCTTAGACAACGTGATCGATGTGAACGTCTTCCCCATCGATAAGATAGAAAAAGCAGTTAAGGAATCCAGACGGCTTGGGCTCGGCATCATGGGCTTTGCGGACTTGCTCTACAAAATGGAACTTCCTTACGATTCGGAAGAGGCACGTCAGTTCGCCAGGAACCTCATGGCTTTCATTTCCCTGCACGCCCACGAAACGTCCTCGGATCTCGGTGAAGAGAAAGGGAACTTTCCACTGTTCTCCCAGAGCAGGTACGTGAGGGAAGAAAACTTCGTACCTTTTTCGATGGACGTCAGTGATTACGATGAAGAAATAAAAGAGCATTTCAAGACCAGGGCGAGGAAGCACAAGAGGAACGTGGCCGTACTCGCGATAGCGCCAACCGGCTCGATATCGAACATCGCTGACACTTCGTCGGGTCTCGAACCGAACTTCCTTCTGGCTTACGTGAGGTACGTCAACAAGCAGAGCAGTGGAGAACGGGAGCCTTTACTGTACGTGAACGCGGTGCTGAAGAGCAAAATACCCGCCGAGGTCTTGAAGAGGATCGAGAGCCAGCTGATAGAGAAAGGCAGCCTGAAGGATCTCGACGTCGATGAAAGATGGAAACGTGTTTTTGTCGTCGCACTCGATATCGATCCCATGGACCACCTTTTGATGCAGGAAGCGTTCCAGTGTTACGTTGACAACAACATATCGAAAACTATAAACATGCCGAATTCGGCGACCGTGGACGATGTGCTCGAAATCTACGTGGAAGCTTTGAAACACAGAATTAGAGGCTTAACCGTGTATCGAGACGGCTCGCTGAGGACCCAGGTTCTGACCACAGCGAAGTCTGCGCAGAAAAAAGAAGGGAAATTGCAGTTCTTCATCGTTGATGAGAAACACAAGCTCAGGCCGCGTCCGAGAAAGGAAACACTCAGGAGTGTGACGAGGAAGTACAAAACTTCCGAGGGTACAACCTACATAACCGTATCGTTCGATGACAACGGCGAAGCCATAGAGATCTTCCTGTCGAACGGCACAGAAACTGCCGAGGCCATAGGCAGGCTTTGTTCTATTGCGTTGCGCGCGGGTGTTTCTCCAGACGAGATCATCGAGCAGTTGACCAAGGTCAAAGGAGAGTACGTGAGAAACGTCGGGCTGGAAATCAAAAAAGCCATCGAGGATTTCTCATCGCTCTGGCCATCGGGCAAGGATGCTGACACCTGGAATGGCACAGTGAAGAGTGCAGAAGAGATAGAAAAGTTCGTCAAAGCCAACAAGCTCGAATGGCAGGAAGGTTACTACGTCGA
- a CDS encoding redox-sensing transcriptional repressor Rex, giving the protein MEKVPRPVIRRLAVYLRCLSNLEEKGVQIVSSKQLASMLQIKDSQVRKDLSYFGNLGQRGSGYDVKKLSQKLREVLGLYKTWSVIILGAGNIGKALANHKRLEQNNFKIVAVFDSDRRKIGRQIAPGLKVRDVAELEQFMKENGADIAVLAVPAAVANELACRLEKAGIKGIVCFAPTTLHCKIPVEYVDITVFFKTLAHTIVNSSYNI; this is encoded by the coding sequence TTGGAGAAAGTCCCCAGACCCGTGATACGCAGGTTGGCCGTTTATCTTCGGTGCCTTTCCAATCTTGAGGAAAAGGGTGTACAGATAGTTTCTTCCAAGCAGCTCGCTTCCATGTTGCAAATAAAAGATTCGCAGGTTCGCAAAGACCTCTCTTACTTTGGTAACCTCGGTCAGAGAGGTTCTGGCTACGATGTGAAAAAACTGTCGCAAAAGCTTAGGGAAGTACTGGGACTATACAAGACCTGGTCCGTGATAATCCTCGGGGCGGGTAACATAGGTAAGGCCCTCGCGAACCACAAACGTCTGGAGCAGAACAACTTCAAAATCGTTGCGGTGTTCGATTCCGATAGGCGAAAGATCGGCAGGCAGATCGCACCGGGTTTGAAGGTGAGAGACGTGGCTGAGCTCGAACAGTTCATGAAAGAGAACGGAGCAGACATAGCCGTGCTGGCTGTCCCCGCAGCCGTGGCAAACGAACTGGCCTGCCGCCTGGAAAAGGCTGGTATAAAAGGTATCGTGTGTTTTGCACCCACGACGCTGCACTGCAAGATTCCCGTAGAGTACGTCGATATAACTGTGTTTTTCAAAACGTTGGCGCACACCATTGTGAACAGTTCATACAACATATAG
- the purB gene encoding adenylosuccinate lyase: MVERYALSPMKELWNVEANLRRWLAVELAVMEAYEELGLIPAGMAERARKNAKIDLSLFEKYEQETDHEVIAFIKMATQNMQDESRYFHYGLTSSDVIDTALSLALVESCDVLLEALSKLLKSLWQLANRHRYTITIGRTHGVHAEPTSFGLKVLNWYAEMKRNQERLKIAREQISVGKISGAVGNYANVPPEVEELALKKLGLRPTPISSQIVNRDHHAFFVMVLSLIASGIERIATEIRHLQRTEVLEVQEPFKEGQKGSSAMPHKQNPILCERLCGLSRIVRSFVNTALENNNLWHERDISHSSAERYIFPDITQTLHYMLVKANYLIENLVVHERRMKENVDLTRGLVYSEKVMLKLVEKGMKRSEAYDIVQSLALRCWKSKEDFKEIVAQNILLLSKEDLESIFDPNQFLKQVDRIFSRFEGE; this comes from the coding sequence TTGGTCGAGAGGTACGCTCTGTCTCCGATGAAGGAACTGTGGAACGTCGAAGCCAATCTTCGAAGATGGCTCGCGGTGGAACTCGCCGTGATGGAGGCGTACGAAGAGCTCGGTCTGATACCTGCCGGTATGGCTGAGAGGGCGAGGAAAAACGCGAAGATAGACCTTTCTCTGTTCGAGAAGTACGAACAAGAGACGGATCACGAAGTCATCGCGTTCATCAAGATGGCGACACAGAACATGCAGGATGAATCGCGGTACTTCCACTACGGTCTGACGTCATCGGATGTCATAGACACGGCACTTTCCCTGGCACTCGTGGAAAGCTGCGACGTGTTACTGGAAGCGCTCAGCAAGCTTCTGAAATCTCTCTGGCAACTCGCAAACAGGCACAGATACACCATCACGATCGGGAGAACGCACGGGGTACACGCAGAACCGACGAGTTTTGGTTTGAAGGTTCTGAACTGGTATGCAGAAATGAAGAGGAACCAGGAAAGGCTGAAGATCGCCAGAGAACAGATAAGTGTCGGCAAGATCAGTGGCGCGGTTGGAAACTACGCGAACGTTCCACCCGAAGTTGAGGAACTCGCTTTGAAAAAGCTCGGTTTGAGGCCTACCCCGATTTCCAGTCAAATCGTCAACAGGGATCATCATGCATTTTTCGTGATGGTTCTCTCCCTCATCGCGAGTGGTATAGAAAGGATCGCGACTGAAATAAGACACTTGCAACGAACAGAAGTTTTGGAGGTTCAGGAACCTTTCAAAGAAGGTCAGAAGGGTTCCAGTGCGATGCCACACAAACAGAACCCTATCCTCTGTGAAAGACTCTGTGGTCTTTCCCGCATCGTGAGGTCTTTCGTGAACACGGCTTTAGAGAACAACAACCTCTGGCACGAAAGGGACATCTCGCACTCTTCTGCGGAGCGTTACATCTTTCCAGACATCACCCAGACACTGCACTACATGCTCGTGAAGGCGAACTATCTGATCGAGAATCTCGTTGTGCACGAACGCAGAATGAAAGAGAACGTGGACCTCACACGGGGTCTCGTTTACTCGGAGAAAGTGATGCTCAAACTCGTGGAGAAAGGCATGAAACGCAGTGAGGCTTACGATATCGTACAGTCCTTGGCGCTCAGGTGCTGGAAATCGAAAGAGGATTTCAAAGAGATCGTGGCGCAGAACATACTTCTGCTCAGCAAAGAAGACCTGGAATCGATCTTCGATCCGAATCAGTTTCTGAAGCAGGTCGATCGGATCTTTTCAAGGTTTGAAGGAGAGTGA
- the argS gene encoding arginine--tRNA ligase has product MLRRLIHNLLEDVLKELGLSYHFDVEIPPEGFGDFSTNAAFVGARHAKCSPMVLAERIVEKLKDKDVFDSVEIAKPGFINFKLSKKAFIDVLKEIISNDGYPIHRSEPLKVQFEYGSANPTGPFTVGHGRQLVIGDVLCNVFEELGYEVTREMYINDAGRQISLLAKSLWVRYNQLLGVENLQIPEDGYRGEYLIDIARKLLNEVGDVYKNRWDPETEKFFKRYAVDSILSSMKEDLELLECDFDVYFSETSLIEDGTVQKVLEILKEKGFIYEKDGAVWLKVSEFVNDDDKVLIKSDGSYTYFLTDIAYHFNKYTRGFQKVYDIWGSDHHGHIPRMVAAMRALGIQDGFFNVILHQFVTLKRGEEIVRMSTRAGEFVTLRQLVEEVGKDAARYFFAMIDPNTHMLFDLELAKAKSMDNPVYYVQYAHARICSLFEQAKNKSIAFNKNSDLELLGDPAELALVRRLDLFEDALREVEKTLSPNKLTQYLEALAYDFHSFYTKCLILDPDNPRLSNARLNLSYATLMVLKRGLSLLRVSAPERM; this is encoded by the coding sequence TTGCTCAGAAGGTTGATCCATAACCTGTTGGAGGATGTGCTGAAAGAACTCGGACTGTCTTACCATTTCGACGTCGAAATTCCCCCGGAAGGGTTCGGCGATTTCTCAACGAACGCAGCGTTCGTGGGTGCCAGGCACGCGAAGTGCTCTCCCATGGTGCTCGCAGAAAGGATAGTGGAAAAACTTAAGGACAAAGATGTGTTCGATTCGGTGGAGATTGCAAAGCCTGGGTTCATCAATTTCAAGCTCAGCAAGAAGGCGTTCATCGATGTTCTGAAAGAGATAATAAGCAACGATGGTTATCCCATCCACAGATCCGAACCTTTGAAAGTTCAGTTCGAGTACGGCAGTGCCAATCCCACCGGTCCTTTCACTGTCGGTCACGGAAGGCAACTCGTCATAGGAGATGTGCTCTGCAACGTTTTCGAAGAACTCGGCTACGAAGTGACCAGGGAGATGTACATAAACGATGCCGGAAGGCAGATAAGCTTGCTCGCGAAGTCTCTGTGGGTACGGTACAACCAGCTGCTCGGTGTAGAGAACCTTCAGATACCCGAGGATGGTTACAGAGGAGAATACCTGATAGACATCGCCAGAAAGCTTCTGAACGAGGTTGGGGATGTCTACAAAAACCGCTGGGACCCAGAAACGGAAAAATTCTTCAAACGCTACGCCGTCGACAGCATACTGAGCAGCATGAAAGAAGACCTCGAGTTGCTCGAATGTGACTTCGACGTGTATTTCTCCGAAACGAGTTTGATAGAGGACGGAACCGTTCAAAAGGTCCTCGAAATTCTGAAAGAGAAAGGGTTCATCTACGAAAAGGATGGTGCGGTATGGTTGAAGGTTTCCGAGTTCGTCAACGACGATGATAAAGTGCTCATAAAGAGCGATGGGAGTTACACTTACTTTCTGACCGACATCGCCTACCACTTCAACAAGTACACGAGAGGTTTCCAAAAGGTGTACGACATATGGGGTAGCGACCATCACGGTCACATACCGAGGATGGTCGCCGCGATGAGGGCTTTAGGTATTCAGGATGGATTCTTCAACGTCATACTCCACCAGTTCGTGACGCTGAAGCGTGGTGAAGAGATCGTTCGAATGTCGACGCGCGCCGGTGAGTTCGTGACCTTGCGGCAGCTGGTCGAAGAGGTTGGAAAAGATGCGGCTCGCTATTTCTTTGCCATGATAGATCCCAACACGCACATGCTCTTCGATCTGGAACTCGCAAAGGCGAAGAGCATGGACAATCCGGTTTACTACGTCCAGTACGCACACGCGAGGATCTGCAGCCTTTTCGAGCAGGCGAAGAACAAGTCGATAGCTTTCAACAAAAACTCTGACCTCGAACTGCTGGGTGACCCTGCGGAACTGGCGCTGGTAAGGAGGCTCGATCTGTTCGAAGACGCCCTCAGGGAAGTTGAAAAGACGCTTTCACCCAACAAACTCACGCAGTATCTCGAAGCGCTCGCCTACGATTTTCACAGTTTTTACACGAAGTGCCTCATTCTCGACCCAGACAATCCACGCCTGTCCAACGCACGTTTGAACCTGTCGTACGCAACCTTGATGGTGCTGAAGAGAGGTCTTTCCCTGTTGAGGGTCAGTGCCCCTGAAAGGATGTGA
- a CDS encoding nitroreductase family protein, whose amino-acid sequence MELLEAIRTRRSIRKYDSSKDVPKETIEKILELALNAPSAGNRQPWRLHVVRNSSMKKLLCEAAFGQTYIEEAPWVICVVAVPEESAARYGDRGRNLYCIQDTAALITYIVLIAREFGLDTCWIGAFDEDRVNGILKLPTGQRCVAMLPVGYAAEPRRDRPRKPLKEILTFHE is encoded by the coding sequence GTGGAACTTTTGGAGGCGATAAGAACTCGAAGGAGTATTCGAAAGTACGATTCGAGCAAAGACGTGCCGAAAGAGACCATCGAAAAAATCCTCGAGCTGGCTCTGAACGCACCCAGTGCCGGTAACAGACAACCTTGGAGGTTGCACGTTGTGAGGAATTCATCGATGAAAAAGTTGCTCTGCGAAGCGGCGTTCGGACAAACTTACATCGAGGAAGCCCCCTGGGTGATCTGCGTGGTCGCGGTACCGGAAGAGAGTGCGGCGAGGTACGGCGATAGGGGAAGAAACCTCTACTGTATCCAGGATACCGCCGCTCTGATCACTTACATCGTGTTGATAGCGAGAGAATTCGGCCTGGATACGTGCTGGATCGGAGCTTTCGATGAAGATCGAGTGAACGGAATACTGAAATTGCCCACCGGTCAAAGGTGCGTTGCGATGCTGCCGGTTGGCTATGCGGCGGAACCGAGAAGAGATAGGCCCAGAAAACCGTTGAAAGAGATTCTCACATTTCATGAGTGA
- a CDS encoding cold-shock protein, with protein sequence MYNGTVKWFDSKKGYGFITRDNGEDVFVHFSAIKVDGFKTLREGQKVQFEIQQGSKGPQAVNVTPIN encoded by the coding sequence ATGTACAACGGTACAGTTAAGTGGTTCGACTCAAAGAAGGGCTACGGTTTCATCACCAGAGACAACGGAGAAGACGTCTTCGTACACTTCTCTGCGATCAAGGTGGATGGATTCAAGACGCTCAGAGAAGGCCAGAAGGTTCAGTTTGAGATTCAGCAAGGTAGCAAAGGACCCCAAGCCGTCAATGTGACTCCCATAAACTGA
- a CDS encoding adenylosuccinate synthase — translation MNSAVIGLQWGDEGKGKVVTYLSRDYDCVVRYSGGSNAGHTVDYGPFKLVHHLVPSADARLKKGMYIACGVAVDLKVLLEEIEQLESFFPQGSEFLRVSKQAHVVVPFYRELDGKIDSARSEPVGTTRRGIGLCYANRALRFGLRLEDFEDEELLEHKLRELARVWNLQIDTKSVLKELIESHRRISHLLIDSVEAFEDLKGKNLLFEGTQGVLLDVDVGTYPYVTSTNCSSTGVQAGFGFPVRLDKIIGVMKAYTTRVGEGPFPTELKGEEGERIRKLGGEYGATTGRPRRCGWLDFVLLRYAVKVSGCNEVILTKADVLNGFEKLAVCVAYEIDGVRVRDVKNLRNIHRAVPVYEEIQGWTDLESPSFERFVKRIEQELGVRISHVSTGSRIDDMIAL, via the coding sequence TTGAACAGCGCTGTGATTGGATTGCAGTGGGGAGACGAAGGAAAGGGAAAGGTTGTCACGTACCTTTCGAGGGATTACGATTGCGTCGTTCGTTACAGCGGGGGAAGCAATGCGGGCCACACGGTCGATTACGGACCGTTCAAACTCGTGCATCATTTGGTTCCTTCGGCCGATGCAAGACTGAAGAAAGGTATGTACATCGCGTGCGGCGTCGCGGTCGATCTGAAGGTTCTTCTTGAGGAAATAGAGCAACTTGAAAGTTTCTTTCCACAGGGCAGTGAATTTTTGAGAGTGTCCAAACAGGCGCACGTCGTCGTTCCATTCTACAGAGAACTCGATGGGAAGATCGATTCTGCGCGCAGCGAGCCTGTGGGGACGACCCGGAGGGGCATAGGTTTGTGCTACGCGAACAGAGCGTTGCGCTTCGGACTGAGACTTGAAGATTTTGAGGACGAGGAATTGCTGGAACACAAACTCAGGGAACTGGCGAGGGTTTGGAATCTGCAAATTGATACGAAATCCGTGCTGAAAGAGTTGATCGAGAGCCACCGTAGGATCTCGCACTTGCTCATCGACAGCGTTGAAGCTTTTGAAGATTTGAAGGGTAAGAACCTCCTGTTCGAAGGCACTCAGGGTGTCCTGCTCGATGTGGATGTGGGAACGTATCCTTACGTGACCTCGACGAACTGTTCGAGCACAGGAGTTCAGGCAGGTTTCGGTTTTCCTGTCAGATTGGATAAGATCATCGGTGTGATGAAGGCCTACACGACGAGGGTTGGTGAGGGACCGTTTCCCACCGAACTTAAAGGTGAAGAGGGAGAGAGGATCAGAAAACTTGGGGGAGAATACGGCGCCACCACAGGAAGACCGAGAAGGTGTGGCTGGCTGGATTTCGTCCTTCTGAGGTACGCTGTGAAAGTGAGCGGCTGTAACGAGGTGATCCTCACGAAGGCGGACGTGCTCAACGGTTTTGAAAAGCTGGCTGTGTGTGTTGCCTACGAGATCGACGGAGTGAGAGTTCGAGACGTGAAGAATCTGAGGAACATTCACAGAGCCGTACCCGTCTACGAGGAGATACAAGGTTGGACGGACCTCGAATCACCTTCGTTTGAGAGATTCGTGAAGAGGATCGAACAAGAACTCGGCGTGAGAATTTCCCACGTCTCGACAGGTTCAAGGATCGACGACATGATCGCTCTGTAA
- a CDS encoding double zinc ribbon domain-containing protein: MGGWKRCPQCGERSRNNARKCPSCGYIFEKKECPDCGAVIDDDIDECPICGWVFSKEVYKDTYEDYEEDFDYEDLEDFHDLSDYEDED; the protein is encoded by the coding sequence ATGGGAGGCTGGAAGAGATGTCCGCAGTGTGGGGAAAGAAGCAGAAACAACGCGAGAAAGTGTCCTTCATGCGGTTATATCTTCGAGAAAAAGGAATGTCCGGACTGTGGCGCAGTGATCGATGATGACATCGACGAATGCCCGATTTGCGGCTGGGTCTTCTCAAAAGAAGTGTACAAAGATACGTATGAAGATTACGAAGAAGATTTTGATTACGAAGATCTTGAAGACTTCCACGACCTCTCTGATTACGAAGACGAAGATTGA
- the iadA gene encoding beta-aspartyl-peptidase — translation MILLKNATVYTPEPAGRKDILIAGCIVAIDSDLVVHVPNLNVIDCTGKIAVPGFIDNHVHIVGGGGEGGFRTRTFEISFSDLVRAGITTVVGCLGTDGVSRSLEALYAKAKALEEEGVSSYIYVGSYRVPVVTLTGSVIRDLVLIDKVIGVGEIAISDHRSSQPTLEELKRLAADARIGGMLSGKAGLVNVHVGDGAGMLQPLLEIVKGTEIPVTQFLPTHINRNSRLLNSSIEWLSMGGFIDLTTSVSDLLDDELLPWRAFQEFLAEGFESQVTFSSDGQGSLPRFDEKGNFVGLGIGKVSTLYEQVRLAVEHGTPLEKALLPITKNVATILKLRSKGSIRVGMDADIVLLDQDLNIDTVICGGKILMLNKEQLVKGTFESESSYNCP, via the coding sequence ATGATACTGCTGAAAAATGCCACAGTGTACACTCCGGAACCGGCTGGCAGAAAAGATATTCTCATCGCAGGCTGCATCGTTGCGATCGACAGCGATCTCGTTGTGCACGTACCGAATCTCAATGTGATCGATTGTACAGGTAAGATTGCCGTTCCGGGTTTCATTGACAATCACGTTCACATCGTTGGAGGAGGCGGTGAGGGAGGGTTCAGGACCAGAACTTTTGAGATTTCCTTCTCGGATCTGGTACGGGCTGGTATCACGACAGTGGTCGGTTGTCTCGGAACGGATGGTGTGAGCAGGAGTTTGGAAGCGCTCTACGCCAAAGCGAAGGCTCTGGAAGAGGAAGGTGTCTCCAGCTACATTTACGTTGGTTCTTACCGCGTACCCGTTGTGACGCTCACCGGGAGTGTTATCAGGGACCTGGTTTTGATAGACAAGGTCATAGGCGTCGGTGAAATAGCGATCAGTGATCACAGATCCTCGCAGCCAACCCTGGAAGAGCTGAAGAGGCTCGCAGCGGATGCACGGATCGGGGGTATGCTGAGCGGCAAGGCTGGACTGGTCAACGTCCACGTCGGTGATGGTGCCGGAATGCTTCAACCTCTCTTGGAGATTGTGAAGGGAACGGAAATACCCGTAACGCAGTTTCTTCCCACGCACATCAACAGGAATTCCAGATTGCTGAATTCCTCGATCGAATGGTTATCGATGGGAGGATTCATCGATTTGACGACGAGCGTGTCCGACCTTCTCGACGACGAGCTGCTACCCTGGCGCGCATTTCAAGAATTCTTGGCGGAGGGATTCGAGTCTCAGGTTACATTCAGTTCCGATGGGCAGGGAAGTTTGCCACGTTTCGATGAAAAAGGTAATTTCGTTGGACTCGGTATTGGCAAAGTTTCAACGCTTTACGAGCAGGTTAGATTGGCCGTGGAACACGGTACACCGCTTGAAAAAGCCCTGTTGCCGATCACAAAAAACGTAGCAACGATTTTGAAGCTCAGAAGCAAAGGCTCGATACGTGTCGGAATGGACGCAGACATCGTCCTTTTGGATCAGGACCTCAACATAGACACCGTGATCTGCGGTGGAAAGATCCTGATGTTGAACAAAGAACAGCTGGTGAAGGGGACGTTCGAGAGCGAATCGAGTTATAATTGTCCTTGA
- the argF gene encoding ornithine carbamoyltransferase — translation MAVNLTGRSLLTLLEYTPEEISYLLDLSFQVKRESRAKVVHRRFVGKTLAMIFEKRSTRTRLAFETAFAEEGGHPIFLSIQDIQLGAKESIEDTARVLGRMVDAIMFRGFKQETVEALAKYSGVPVYNGLTDVFHPTQVLADLMTVQEVFGRLKGIKLVFMGDGRNNMANSLMIGCAKMGMHYVICAPKELRPDEKLLRTCLEVAKETGATIQIEEDPEKAVEGADVIYTDVWASMGEEDKQAERERLLRPYQVNEQLMKKTGKNETIFMHCLPAVKGQEVTFEVIEGKQSKVWDEAENRKHTIKALMIATLL, via the coding sequence ATGGCGGTGAACCTGACTGGAAGATCCCTGCTGACGTTGCTCGAGTACACGCCTGAGGAAATAAGCTATCTGCTCGATCTCTCGTTTCAGGTGAAGAGAGAAAGCAGAGCGAAGGTGGTTCACAGAAGGTTCGTCGGAAAGACCTTAGCGATGATATTCGAAAAGAGATCAACCCGAACCAGGCTCGCATTCGAAACGGCCTTTGCCGAGGAAGGCGGTCACCCCATCTTTCTTTCCATCCAGGATATTCAGCTCGGTGCCAAGGAGTCCATCGAAGACACGGCCAGAGTATTGGGCAGAATGGTCGACGCGATCATGTTCAGGGGATTCAAGCAGGAAACTGTTGAAGCGCTCGCAAAGTACTCGGGTGTGCCCGTCTACAACGGCTTGACGGACGTCTTTCACCCAACGCAGGTGCTGGCAGATCTGATGACCGTGCAGGAAGTCTTTGGAAGGTTGAAAGGCATCAAACTCGTGTTCATGGGCGATGGAAGGAACAACATGGCCAATTCGTTGATGATAGGTTGCGCCAAGATGGGTATGCACTACGTCATATGCGCTCCGAAAGAGCTGAGGCCGGATGAAAAACTGCTCAGAACGTGTCTTGAAGTCGCAAAAGAGACAGGTGCGACGATCCAGATAGAAGAAGATCCAGAGAAGGCCGTTGAAGGAGCCGACGTGATTTACACAGACGTTTGGGCTTCCATGGGAGAGGAAGACAAACAGGCCGAACGCGAAAGACTGTTGAGGCCATACCAAGTGAACGAACAGCTGATGAAAAAGACGGGTAAGAATGAGACGATCTTCATGCACTGCTTGCCGGCTGTGAAAGGACAGGAAGTCACGTTCGAGGTTATTGAGGGAAAGCAGAGCAAAGTGTGGGACGAAGCAGAGAACAGAAAGCACACGATAAAGGCACTCATGATAGCCACCCTGTTATGA